The proteins below are encoded in one region of Lonchura striata isolate bLonStr1 chromosome 1, bLonStr1.mat, whole genome shotgun sequence:
- the FBXL2 gene encoding F-box/LRR-repeat protein 2 isoform X2, producing the protein MGAQKSLTVCLLFCSTCYSLSRFCSKLKHLDLTSCVAITNSSLKGLSEGCRNLEHLNLSWCDQITKDGIEALVKGCSGLKALFLRGCTQLEDEALKHIQSHCHELVILNLQSCTQISDEGIVKICKGCHRLQSLCVSGCSNLTDASLTALGLNCPRLKILEAARCSHLTDAGFTLLAQNCHELEKMDLEECVLITDSTLIQLSIHCPKLQALSLSHCELITDDGILHLSNSTCGHERLQVLELDNCLLITDVTLEHLENCHNLERIELYDCQQVTRAGIKRIRAHLPHVKVHAYFAPVTPPPSVGGSGQRLCRCCIIL; encoded by the exons ATGGGTGCACAAAAATCACTGACAG TGTGTCTGCTGTTTTGCAGCACGTGTTACAGTCTTAGCAGATTCTGTTCCAAGCTGAAACATCTGGATCTGACATCCTGTGTAGCCATCACCAATAGTTCTTTAAAAGGCTTAAG TGAGGGTTGCAGAAATCTGGAACATTTGAATCTTTCCTGGTGTGATCAGATTACGAAGGATGGTATTGAAGCACTGGTGAAAGGGTGTAGTGGACTAAAAGCTCTGTTTCTTAGAGGTTGCACACAG TTAGAAGATGAAGCATTGAAACACATTCAAAGTCACTGTCATGAGCTTGTAATCCTGAATTTGCAATCATGTACA CAAATTTCAGATGAAGGCATTGTGAAAATCTGTAAAGGATGCCATAGACTGCAGTCACTCTGTGTTTCAGGCTGTAGCAACCTGACAGATGCTTCTCTCACAGCACTTGGTCTGAACTGTCCAAGGCTGAA GATTTTGGAAGCTGCAAGATGTTCACATCTCACAGATGCTGGGTTTACCCTTCTCGCACAG AATTGCCATGAGCTGGAGAAGATGGACTTGGAAGAATGTGTTTTG ATAACTGACAGCACATTGATACAACTTTCCATACACTGTCCTAAGCTTCAGGCATTG AGCTTATCTCACTGTGAACTGATCACTGATGATGGGATTCTTCATCTGAGCAACAGCACTTGTGGGCATGAGaggctgcaggtgctggagctcGATAACTGTCTCCTCATCACGGATGTGACTCTGGAACACCTGGAGAACTGCCACAACCTGGAGAGAATTGAGCTGTACGACTGTCAGCAAGTCACACGAGCTGGAATCAAACGGATCAGA GCTCACCTACCTCATGTGAAAGTTCATGCTTACTTTGCTCCAGTAACTCCCCCTCCGTCGGTCGGAGGGAGCGGACAGCGCCTCTGCAGATGCTGTATTATCCTCTGA
- the FBXL2 gene encoding F-box/LRR-repeat protein 2 isoform X1: MVFSNNDEALINKKLPKELLLRIFSFLDIVTLCRCAQVSKAWNVLALDGSNWQRIDLFNFQTDIEGRVVENISKRCGGFLRQLSLRGCLGVGDSSLKTFAQNCRNIEHLNLNGCTKITDSTCYSLSRFCSKLKHLDLTSCVAITNSSLKGLSEGCRNLEHLNLSWCDQITKDGIEALVKGCSGLKALFLRGCTQLEDEALKHIQSHCHELVILNLQSCTQISDEGIVKICKGCHRLQSLCVSGCSNLTDASLTALGLNCPRLKILEAARCSHLTDAGFTLLAQNCHELEKMDLEECVLITDSTLIQLSIHCPKLQALSLSHCELITDDGILHLSNSTCGHERLQVLELDNCLLITDVTLEHLENCHNLERIELYDCQQVTRAGIKRIRAHLPHVKVHAYFAPVTPPPSVGGSGQRLCRCCIIL; this comes from the exons aatattttctttcttggacATAGTTACTTTGTGTCGCTGTGCACAAGTTTCCAAG GCATGGAATGTTTTAGCTCTGGATGGAAGCAATTGGCAAAGAATAGACCTCTTTAACTTCCAAACGGATATAGAG GGTCGTGTTGTGGAAAATATATCAAAAAGGTGTGGTGGGTTCCTGAGACAGCTTAGTCTGAGAGGATGTCTTGGTGTTGGAGACTCCTCTTTAAA GACCTTTGCACAGAACTGCAGAAACATCGAACACTTAAATCTGAATGGGTGCACAAAAATCACTGACAG CACGTGTTACAGTCTTAGCAGATTCTGTTCCAAGCTGAAACATCTGGATCTGACATCCTGTGTAGCCATCACCAATAGTTCTTTAAAAGGCTTAAG TGAGGGTTGCAGAAATCTGGAACATTTGAATCTTTCCTGGTGTGATCAGATTACGAAGGATGGTATTGAAGCACTGGTGAAAGGGTGTAGTGGACTAAAAGCTCTGTTTCTTAGAGGTTGCACACAG TTAGAAGATGAAGCATTGAAACACATTCAAAGTCACTGTCATGAGCTTGTAATCCTGAATTTGCAATCATGTACA CAAATTTCAGATGAAGGCATTGTGAAAATCTGTAAAGGATGCCATAGACTGCAGTCACTCTGTGTTTCAGGCTGTAGCAACCTGACAGATGCTTCTCTCACAGCACTTGGTCTGAACTGTCCAAGGCTGAA GATTTTGGAAGCTGCAAGATGTTCACATCTCACAGATGCTGGGTTTACCCTTCTCGCACAG AATTGCCATGAGCTGGAGAAGATGGACTTGGAAGAATGTGTTTTG ATAACTGACAGCACATTGATACAACTTTCCATACACTGTCCTAAGCTTCAGGCATTG AGCTTATCTCACTGTGAACTGATCACTGATGATGGGATTCTTCATCTGAGCAACAGCACTTGTGGGCATGAGaggctgcaggtgctggagctcGATAACTGTCTCCTCATCACGGATGTGACTCTGGAACACCTGGAGAACTGCCACAACCTGGAGAGAATTGAGCTGTACGACTGTCAGCAAGTCACACGAGCTGGAATCAAACGGATCAGA GCTCACCTACCTCATGTGAAAGTTCATGCTTACTTTGCTCCAGTAACTCCCCCTCCGTCGGTCGGAGGGAGCGGACAGCGCCTCTGCAGATGCTGTATTATCCTCTGA